In Caloenas nicobarica isolate bCalNic1 chromosome 5, bCalNic1.hap1, whole genome shotgun sequence, a single genomic region encodes these proteins:
- the KLHL28 gene encoding kelch-like protein 28, with product MDQSSPTYMLANLTHLHSEQLLQGLNLLRQHHELCDIILRVGDVKIHAHKVVLASISPYFKAMFTGNLSEKENAEVEFQCVDEAALQAIVEYAYTGTVFISQDTVESLLPAANLLQIKLVVKECCAFLESQLDPGNCIGISRFAETYGCHDLYLAANKYICQNFEDVCQTEEFFELTHSELDEIVSNDCLNVVTEETVFYALESWIKYDVQERQKYLAQLLHCVRLPLLSVKFLTRLYEANHLIRDDHTCKHLLNEALKYHFMPEHRLSHQTMLMTRPRCAPKVLCAVGGKAGLFACLESVEMYFPQNDSWIGLAPLSIPRYEFGVSVLDQKLYVVGGIATHVCQGISYRKHENSVECWDPDTNTWTSLERMFESRSTLGVVVLAGELYALGGYDGQSYLRTVEKYIPKVKEWQLVAPMNKTRSCFAAAVLDGMIYAIGGYGPAHMNSVERYDPSINSWETVASMADKRINFGVGVMLGFIFVVGGHNGVSHLSSIERYDPHQNQWTVCRPMKEPRTGVGAAVIDNYLYVVGGHSGSSYLNTVQKYDPIADTWLDSAGMMYCRCNFGLTAL from the exons ATGGACCAGTCGTCTCCAACCTACATGCTCGCCAACTTAACCCACTTGCATTCCGAACAGCTCCTGCAAGGCTTGAACCTCCTTCGCCAGCATCACGAGCTCTGTGACATTATCCTGCGAGTGGGCGATGTCAAGATCCATGCCCACAAAGTGGTGCTCGCCAGCATCAGCCCCTACTTCAAAGCCATGTTCACCGGGAACCTGTCGGAGAAGGAGAACGCGGAGGTGGAGTTCCAGTGTGTGGACGAGGCGGCTCTGCAGGCCATCGTGGAGTATGCCTACACGGGGACCGTCTTCATCTCACAAGACACGGTCGAGTCGCTTCTGCCGGCTGCCAATCTGCTCCAGATCAAACTGGTCGTGAAGGAGTGTTGTGCGTTTCTCGAAAGCCAGCTTGACCCTGGCAACTGCATCGGGATTTCTCGTTTTGCGGAGACCTATGGCTGCCATGACCTCTACCTGGCTGCTAACAAGTACATCTGTCAAAACTTTGAAGATGTTTGTCAGACGGAAGAATTTTTTGAGCTTACGCATTCTGAGTTGGATGAAATTGTTTCCAATGACTGCTTGAATGTCGTGACAGAAGAAACTGTTTTTTATGCACTAGAGTCCTGGATCAAATACGACGTGCAGGAGCGGCAGAAGTACTTAGCGCAGCTGCTGCATTGCGTGCGGTTGCCACTGCTGAGCGTTAAGTTTCTTACGCGGTTATACGAAGCAAACCATCTCATTCGTGATGACCACACATGTAAACATCTGCTAAACGAGGCCCTAAAATACCACTTCATGCCTGAACACAGACTGTCCCACCAGACCATGTTGATGACGCGACCTCGCTGTGCTCCTAAAGTTCTTTGTGCTGTGGGAGGAAAAGCTGGACTGTTTGCATGTTTGGAAAG tgttgaaatgtattttcctcaGAATGACTCCTGGATAGGCCTGGCACCTCTTAGCATTCCCCGCTATGAATTTGGAGTATCTGTCCTAGACCAGAAATTATATGTTGTAGGAGGGATTGCGACCCACGTGTGTCAAGGCATCAGTTACCGAAAGCACGAGAATTCCGTGGAGTGTTGGGACCCCGACACGAACACGTGGACGTCTCTGGAAAGGATGTTTGAGAGCCGGAGTACCCTGGGAGTGGTGGTTCTGGCAGGAGAGCTCTATGCCTTGGGTGGCTATGATGGGCAATCTTATTTACGAACAGTGGAGAAATACATTCCCAAAGTGAAGGAGTGGCAGCTGGTGGCCCCGATGAACAAAACAAGAAGTTGTTTTGCTGCAGCCGTCTTGGACGGAATGATCTATGCTATTGGTGGTTATGGCCCAGCCCACATGAACAG CGTGGAGCGCTATGATCCAAGTATAAACTCGTGGGAGACAGTAGCTTCAATGGCTGACAAACGAATCAACTTTGGTGTTGGTGTCATGCTGGGCTTCATTTTTGTAGTAGGTGGACACAACGGTGTGTCTCACTTATCGAGCATTGAGAGATACGATCCTCACCAAAATCAGTGGACTGTGTGTCGACCCATGAAGGAACCCAGAACAG GCGTTGGCGCAGCTGTAATTGATAACTACCTGTACGTCGTCGGAGGCCATTCGGGGTCGTCCTACCTGAACACTGTCCAGAAGTACGATCCCATCGCGGACACCTGGCTGGACTCTGCAGGGATGATGTACTGTCGATGCAATTTTGGTTTGACCGCACTTTGA